One window of Trinickia caryophylli genomic DNA carries:
- a CDS encoding 3'-5' exonuclease family protein — protein MTPEIYVSTDIEADGPIPGPHSMLSFASAAYTEDKQLIATFSANLETLPGAEAHPVQAAWWKTQHEAWAACRRDLRKPEEALPAYVEWVEALPGKPVFVGMPAGFDFTFMFWYMMRFAGRCPYSWSALDIKTLAFAMTGLPYRKCIKPRMPKHWFDDHPHTHVALDDAIEQGALFCNMLVDLRAWQKASSLMTNGKPADGEASEIGRNDAESPPN, from the coding sequence GTGACGCCTGAAATCTACGTCAGTACCGATATCGAAGCAGATGGCCCGATCCCGGGGCCGCACTCGATGCTGAGCTTCGCCTCGGCCGCCTACACCGAGGACAAGCAGCTCATCGCCACGTTCTCGGCGAACCTCGAAACACTGCCCGGCGCCGAAGCCCATCCAGTTCAGGCCGCCTGGTGGAAAACGCAGCATGAAGCCTGGGCGGCCTGCCGGCGCGATCTGCGCAAACCCGAGGAAGCCTTGCCGGCCTACGTCGAGTGGGTGGAAGCGTTGCCGGGCAAGCCCGTGTTCGTCGGCATGCCGGCCGGCTTCGATTTCACCTTCATGTTCTGGTACATGATGCGCTTTGCTGGCCGCTGCCCCTACTCGTGGTCGGCACTCGACATCAAGACGCTCGCGTTCGCGATGACGGGCCTGCCCTATCGCAAGTGCATCAAGCCGCGCATGCCGAAGCACTGGTTCGACGATCATCCGCACACGCACGTGGCACTCGACGATGCCATCGAACAAGGCGCCCTCTTCTGCAATATGCTCGTCGATCTGCGCGCGTGGCAAAAAGCGTCCTCGCTGATGACCAACGGCAAGCCGGCCGACGGAGAAGCGAGCGAGATAGGACGAAACGACGCCGAGAGTCCGCCAAATTAG
- a CDS encoding Lrp/AsnC family transcriptional regulator, with protein MTLDTFSQKILRLLQLDARRSVQEISDQVGLSSTPCWRRIKDMEQSGVIQRYTALLDREKLGLHVCALAHIHLTRHTEGGVEQFEREIATCPEVTECYSTTGEADYILKIVAPDIKAYDSFLHERIFKIPAVAQVRTSVVLREIKFDTQLPL; from the coding sequence ATGACTCTCGACACGTTCTCTCAAAAGATCCTGCGCCTGCTGCAGCTCGATGCGCGCCGCTCGGTGCAGGAAATCTCCGACCAGGTCGGCCTCTCGAGCACGCCCTGCTGGCGCCGCATCAAGGACATGGAGCAGTCGGGCGTCATTCAGCGCTACACGGCGTTGCTCGATCGCGAGAAGCTGGGCCTGCACGTTTGCGCGCTCGCGCACATCCACCTCACTCGCCACACGGAAGGCGGCGTGGAGCAGTTCGAGCGCGAAATCGCCACCTGCCCCGAGGTTACCGAGTGCTATAGCACCACGGGCGAGGCGGACTACATCCTCAAGATCGTGGCGCCCGATATCAAGGCCTACGACTCGTTCCTGCACGAGCGCATCTTCAAGATACCGGCTGTCGCCCAGGTCCGCACGAGCGTCGTGCTGCGCGAAATCAAATTCGATACCCAGTTGCCGCTCTGA
- a CDS encoding cation diffusion facilitator family transporter produces the protein MVAEINTESHEKRSVARKSTLASVAVNVCLMTLQIVVGIVAHSQALVADGVHSAADLVSDFIVLIANRASAEKPDADHNYGHARYETVASFFLGGLLVAVGIGMLWRAGTRLANLDDIPAVHVSALFVAVLVLVSKEALFRYMLREAQRVRSAMLIANAWHARSDAASSLVVAIGIVGSLAGVRLLDPIAAAIVGFLVARMGWVFGWNALQDLSDRALDEAAATDIRQLLMSTPGVRDVHELRTRKMGDFALVDAHILVDPLISVSEGHYIAESARARALTDKRVLDALIHVDPENDAVSRPAVRLPPRKAVVDAVDAELARCGVRAAALNVHYLSTGLDVDITLAAEALGDREHDAELARRIDVPALAARLGVRRVTLQRRVEPDAGGEPAHIHEAGGAAAPRR, from the coding sequence ATGGTTGCTGAAATCAACACTGAATCCCACGAAAAGCGATCCGTCGCCCGCAAGAGCACGTTGGCGAGCGTAGCCGTCAACGTGTGCCTGATGACGCTGCAGATCGTGGTCGGCATCGTCGCCCATTCTCAGGCGCTCGTGGCCGACGGCGTGCATTCGGCCGCCGATCTCGTTTCGGACTTCATCGTGCTGATCGCCAACCGGGCGAGCGCCGAGAAACCGGACGCAGATCACAACTACGGCCATGCCCGCTACGAGACGGTGGCGTCGTTCTTCCTCGGCGGCCTGCTTGTGGCGGTCGGCATCGGCATGCTCTGGCGCGCCGGCACGCGTCTCGCGAACCTCGACGACATCCCGGCCGTGCACGTGAGCGCGCTCTTCGTCGCGGTGCTCGTGCTCGTCTCGAAGGAAGCGCTTTTTCGGTACATGCTGCGCGAGGCGCAGCGCGTGCGCTCGGCCATGCTGATTGCCAATGCCTGGCATGCACGCTCGGATGCGGCGTCGTCGCTCGTCGTGGCGATCGGTATCGTCGGCAGCCTCGCCGGCGTGCGGTTGCTCGACCCGATCGCGGCCGCGATCGTCGGCTTCCTCGTTGCGCGCATGGGCTGGGTGTTCGGCTGGAATGCCCTGCAGGATCTGTCCGATCGCGCCCTCGACGAAGCCGCTGCGACAGACATACGCCAACTGCTCATGTCGACGCCCGGCGTGCGCGATGTACACGAGTTGCGCACGCGCAAAATGGGGGACTTCGCGCTCGTCGATGCGCACATTCTCGTGGATCCCCTCATTTCGGTGTCGGAGGGGCACTATATCGCCGAATCGGCGCGGGCCCGTGCGTTGACCGACAAGCGTGTGCTCGATGCGCTGATCCACGTCGATCCGGAGAACGATGCGGTGAGCCGCCCCGCCGTGCGGCTGCCGCCGCGCAAGGCCGTGGTCGACGCCGTGGATGCGGAGCTCGCGCGCTGCGGCGTGCGTGCAGCAGCGCTCAACGTGCACTACCTCAGTACGGGGCTCGACGTGGACATCACGCTCGCCGCCGAAGCGCTTGGCGATCGCGAGCACGATGCGGAACTGGCGCGGCGCATCGACGTGCCGGCGCTGGCGGCGCGCCTCGGCGTGCGCCGCGTCACGCTGCAACGGCGTGTGGAGCCGGATGCTGGTGGGGAGCCTGCGCATATCCACGAGGCAGGCGGCGCGGCCGCGCCGCGGCGCTGA
- a CDS encoding H-NS histone family protein, translated as MSSYKELLAQREKLEKQIEEAKAREYAEVLNEIKQKMADYGITLAELGGGRGKNGKAGRPRAGVAPKYRDPVSGSTWSGRGKPPRWIAGQDRDQFLIQK; from the coding sequence ATGTCTTCTTACAAGGAACTTCTCGCACAACGCGAAAAGCTGGAGAAGCAGATTGAAGAGGCGAAGGCGCGTGAATACGCCGAAGTGCTGAACGAGATCAAGCAGAAAATGGCTGACTACGGCATTACGCTCGCCGAACTCGGCGGTGGCCGTGGCAAGAACGGCAAAGCGGGTCGCCCCCGCGCCGGTGTCGCCCCCAAATACCGGGATCCTGTGAGCGGCAGCACGTGGTCGGGCCGTGGCAAGCCGCCGCGTTGGATTGCCGGCCAAGACCGCGATCAATTTCTGATTCAGAAGTAA
- a CDS encoding HugZ family pyridoxamine 5'-phosphate oxidase yields the protein MNISAQAPLHLLHRAPAGTLATNLREPEGFPFPTMLPFMPDGCHRPVILVSRLAEHTRNLQTDARAGFLVVDTPDGEVLNGERVTLIGEFPSTESSDALVRRYLRYHPSAERYLALGDFSFRVMQIGRLRFIGGFGAMGWIEGDELDCLEPLADEDEIALTEYFDRHPQRPPALELAGVDRYGIDLKAAGERRRVAFDEPKATMEALERALADCIAAAR from the coding sequence ATGAACATATCTGCCCAAGCACCCCTCCACCTGTTGCACCGCGCACCCGCCGGCACACTGGCGACGAATCTGCGTGAGCCGGAGGGTTTTCCGTTTCCGACCATGCTGCCTTTCATGCCCGACGGGTGCCATCGTCCCGTCATTCTCGTGAGCCGTCTGGCCGAGCATACGCGTAATCTGCAGACCGACGCACGCGCCGGATTTCTGGTCGTGGATACGCCGGATGGCGAAGTGCTGAATGGCGAGCGCGTGACGCTGATCGGCGAATTTCCGAGCACCGAATCATCTGACGCGCTCGTGCGCCGGTATCTGCGCTACCACCCGAGCGCGGAACGGTATCTCGCGCTCGGCGATTTCTCGTTCCGGGTCATGCAGATCGGACGATTGCGTTTCATTGGCGGCTTCGGTGCGATGGGGTGGATCGAAGGGGACGAATTGGATTGTCTCGAGCCGCTTGCCGATGAGGATGAAATCGCGCTCACCGAATATTTCGACCGTCATCCGCAACGGCCGCCGGCACTCGAATTGGCCGGAGTGGATCGCTACGGGATTGACTTGAAGGCAGCAGGGGAGCGGCGCCGTGTGGCATTCGACGAGCCGAAAGCAACGATGGAGGCGCTCGAGCGTGCATTGGCCGATTGCATTGCCGCCGCGCGCTGA
- a CDS encoding MFS transporter, with amino-acid sequence MSHTSDSSFVPAIHRDLPIAARRRARYATMLLFFIVGMLYASWGIHVPTVRDKFHLDAAWLSIALFSLTGGSILAMTVNGKWIARVGTRRACLTSGVLMSASGALILLAPSYWTLLVLLAVFGGTMATLDVAMNAEAGAVEAAIGRPIMSSLHGMFSIGGMAGAAGGGLLLSLGMAPALHLALASALSAIAIGAACPAVLPHVPPPAAHAQDGGHGGTSRWRSPALWALGIVALIALVAEGAMYDWATVYMRDVVGATPAFATAGYAAFSGAMAAGRFAGDAVRARFGARQLVLVSASVACAGMVGALALPYSLTALLGFALMGIGLANMMPVLFAAAMRVKGIHAAEGLAHVAGVAYVGLLIGPVIIGGVAQWTTLSIGLWVVALCAALVAVIGPKVIKRLGI; translated from the coding sequence GTGTCGCATACTTCCGATTCGTCCTTTGTCCCAGCCATCCATCGTGATCTGCCGATCGCAGCAAGGCGCCGCGCGCGCTACGCCACCATGCTGCTCTTTTTCATCGTGGGGATGCTCTATGCGTCGTGGGGTATCCACGTGCCGACGGTGCGGGACAAGTTCCATCTCGACGCGGCCTGGCTGTCGATCGCCTTGTTTTCGCTGACGGGCGGCTCGATTCTCGCGATGACGGTCAACGGCAAGTGGATCGCGCGCGTCGGCACGCGCCGCGCCTGCCTGACGAGCGGGGTATTGATGTCGGCCAGCGGCGCGCTGATCCTGCTCGCGCCGTCGTACTGGACGCTGCTCGTGCTGTTGGCCGTCTTCGGCGGCACGATGGCCACGCTCGACGTTGCGATGAACGCCGAGGCCGGCGCGGTGGAAGCCGCAATCGGCCGGCCCATCATGTCGTCGCTGCACGGGATGTTCAGTATCGGCGGCATGGCCGGTGCCGCGGGCGGCGGGCTCCTGCTCTCGCTCGGCATGGCGCCGGCGCTGCATCTCGCGCTGGCCTCGGCGCTGAGCGCCATCGCGATCGGCGCGGCGTGCCCGGCCGTCCTGCCGCACGTGCCGCCGCCGGCCGCGCACGCGCAGGATGGCGGGCACGGCGGGACGAGCCGCTGGCGTTCTCCGGCCCTGTGGGCGCTCGGCATCGTCGCGCTGATCGCGCTCGTGGCCGAAGGAGCGATGTACGACTGGGCGACCGTCTATATGCGTGACGTCGTCGGTGCAACACCCGCGTTCGCCACGGCCGGCTACGCGGCGTTTTCCGGAGCGATGGCCGCCGGCCGCTTCGCCGGCGACGCCGTGCGCGCGCGCTTCGGCGCCCGCCAGCTTGTTCTCGTCAGTGCATCGGTGGCGTGCGCGGGCATGGTCGGCGCGCTCGCACTGCCGTATTCGCTCACCGCGCTTCTGGGCTTCGCGCTGATGGGCATCGGCCTCGCCAACATGATGCCGGTGCTCTTCGCCGCGGCCATGCGCGTCAAAGGCATCCACGCCGCCGAAGGTCTCGCTCACGTGGCCGGCGTCGCCTATGTGGGCCTCTTGATCGGCCCCGTCATCATCGGCGGCGTCGCGCAATGGACGACTCTGTCTATTGGATTGTGGGTCGTGGCGTTGTGCGCCGCGCTCGTGGCCGTGATCGGCCCCAAGGTCATCAAGCGCCTGGGTATCTGA
- a CDS encoding branched-chain amino acid ABC transporter substrate-binding protein codes for MKSKMQKVLPISAAAMLFATLATGAAADQTVKIGHVAPLTGQIAHLGKDNENGARLAVEEINAKGLTIGGQKITLQLDAQDDAADPRQATQVAQKLVDDKVVAVVGHLNSGTSIPASKIYSDAGIVQISPSATNPQYTLQGFKTTYRVVATDAQQGPALANYAASLKIKKVAVVDDATAYGQGLANEFEKKAKALGLQVLSHDATNDKATDFRAILTKIKGENPDVIMYGGMDATGGPFAKQAKQLGLRAKVLAGDGVCTDQLATLAGDAAANVVCSEAGRSLEKMGKEGEEFQAKFKKRFGVPIQIYAPFTYDAVYIIVDAMKRAGSVDSAKILAAMPATNYKGVIGTTQFDEHGDLKHGVISLYYYKDGKKTLMNEVSM; via the coding sequence ATGAAAAGCAAGATGCAAAAGGTGTTGCCGATCAGCGCGGCGGCTATGTTGTTCGCCACGCTGGCAACGGGCGCTGCGGCTGACCAGACCGTCAAGATCGGTCACGTCGCTCCGCTGACGGGGCAGATCGCGCACCTGGGCAAGGACAATGAAAATGGCGCGCGCCTTGCCGTAGAAGAAATCAATGCAAAGGGCCTCACGATCGGCGGCCAGAAGATCACGCTCCAGCTCGACGCGCAAGACGACGCGGCCGACCCGCGTCAAGCCACGCAGGTTGCCCAGAAGCTCGTCGACGACAAGGTCGTTGCGGTCGTGGGCCACCTGAACTCGGGTACGTCGATTCCGGCCTCGAAGATCTACAGCGATGCGGGCATCGTCCAGATCTCGCCGTCGGCCACGAACCCGCAGTACACGCTGCAGGGCTTCAAGACCACGTACCGCGTGGTGGCCACCGACGCGCAGCAAGGTCCGGCACTGGCGAACTACGCCGCGAGCCTGAAGATCAAGAAGGTGGCGGTCGTCGACGACGCCACGGCTTACGGCCAGGGTCTCGCCAACGAATTCGAGAAGAAGGCGAAGGCGCTGGGTCTGCAAGTGCTCTCGCACGACGCGACGAACGACAAGGCGACCGACTTCCGCGCCATTCTGACGAAGATCAAGGGCGAGAACCCCGACGTCATCATGTACGGCGGCATGGACGCCACCGGCGGCCCGTTCGCCAAGCAGGCGAAGCAACTCGGCCTGCGCGCGAAGGTGCTCGCGGGTGACGGCGTGTGTACCGACCAGCTCGCGACGCTGGCTGGCGACGCGGCAGCCAACGTGGTCTGCTCGGAAGCGGGTCGTTCGCTCGAGAAGATGGGCAAGGAAGGCGAGGAGTTCCAGGCCAAGTTCAAGAAGCGTTTCGGCGTGCCGATCCAGATTTACGCACCGTTCACCTATGACGCCGTCTACATCATCGTCGATGCGATGAAGCGTGCGGGCTCGGTCGATTCGGCCAAGATCCTCGCTGCGATGCCGGCGACGAACTACAAGGGCGTGATCGGCACTACGCAGTTCGACGAGCACGGCGACCTGAAGCACGGCGTGATCTCGCTGTACTACTACAAGGACGGCAAGAAGACGCTGATGAACGAAGTCAGCATGTAA
- a CDS encoding dienelactone hydrolase family protein: MTSQWIDIETGDGRMQGYLALPRAGKGPGVVIVQEIFGVNGHIRSIAEQYALAGYVAIAPDIFWRSEPRVELGYDGADRDKAMALFKAADVEKTLGDLGATVRALKSRPETVGKTAAVGYCFGGRLAYLMAARGGIDAAVAYYGGGIQNQLDEADKLSVPVLFHFGDQDGSIPMDAVEQIKARVAGKPGTELYVYEGAGHGFNCTDRASYDQRASALALGRTMTFLASRV, encoded by the coding sequence GTGACTTCCCAATGGATCGACATCGAAACCGGCGACGGCCGCATGCAGGGCTATCTCGCGCTCCCGCGCGCGGGTAAAGGGCCGGGCGTGGTCATCGTGCAGGAAATCTTCGGCGTGAACGGGCATATCCGCTCGATCGCCGAGCAATACGCGCTTGCCGGCTACGTGGCCATCGCCCCCGACATCTTCTGGCGCAGCGAGCCGCGCGTCGAACTCGGCTACGACGGCGCCGATCGCGACAAGGCGATGGCGCTGTTCAAGGCGGCCGACGTCGAGAAGACGCTCGGCGATCTCGGCGCCACGGTGCGCGCGCTGAAAAGCCGCCCCGAGACGGTGGGCAAGACAGCAGCGGTGGGCTATTGCTTCGGCGGCCGCCTCGCCTATCTGATGGCGGCGCGCGGCGGCATCGACGCGGCCGTGGCCTACTACGGCGGCGGTATCCAGAATCAGCTCGACGAAGCGGACAAGCTCTCGGTGCCGGTGCTCTTTCACTTCGGAGACCAGGATGGCTCGATTCCGATGGACGCGGTCGAGCAGATCAAAGCGCGCGTGGCCGGCAAGCCCGGCACCGAACTGTACGTCTACGAGGGTGCGGGCCATGGCTTCAATTGCACGGATCGCGCGTCGTACGATCAGCGCGCCTCTGCGCTGGCTCTCGGCCGGACCATGACGTTCCTCGCCAGCCGCGTGTAA
- a CDS encoding high-potential iron-sulfur protein, which translates to MKQSRRTFLITSLGAVSAVALSGQAFADTPKVAENDPTAVALGYKEDATKVDKAKFPKYAAGEKCDNCTFYQGKPTDAYAPCPMFAGKQVKGTGWCNAYNKKA; encoded by the coding sequence ATGAAACAGTCCCGCCGTACGTTTTTGATAACGAGTCTGGGTGCCGTCTCGGCGGTCGCCCTTTCAGGTCAGGCTTTCGCCGATACACCCAAGGTTGCCGAAAACGATCCGACCGCGGTCGCGCTCGGCTACAAGGAGGACGCGACGAAGGTCGACAAGGCGAAGTTCCCGAAGTACGCCGCCGGTGAGAAATGCGATAACTGCACGTTCTACCAGGGCAAGCCGACCGATGCCTACGCTCCGTGTCCGATGTTCGCGGGCAAGCAGGTGAAGGGCACGGGCTGGTGCAACGCCTACAACAAGAAAGCCTGA
- a CDS encoding NAD(P)/FAD-dependent oxidoreductase — MDQIECVVIGAGVVGLAVARALAARGREVIVLEASEAIGTGTSSRNSEVIHAGIYYARGSLKATLCVRGRELLYEYCAARGVPHRRCGKLLVATARNQLPQLAALEARGKENGVLDLIRLSAHEAQALEPALECVEAVFSPVTGIVDSHQLLLALRGDAERDGAVCAFRAPVESIAAEGGRFLVRVGGDSPSELRASAVVNSAGLHASALARRIAGLDPRHVPPLYFAKGNYFSVSGGAPFSRLIYPMPNEAGLGVHLTLDLGGQPRFGPDVEWVESIDYEVDAGRAENFYAAIREYWPGLSDGALQPAYAGIRPKLSGPGEPAADFVIQGPAAHGVRGLVNLFGIESPGLTASLAIAERVGELLGRAA; from the coding sequence ATGGATCAGATCGAATGCGTGGTGATCGGCGCGGGGGTGGTCGGTCTTGCGGTGGCGCGTGCGCTGGCGGCGCGCGGCCGCGAGGTGATCGTGCTCGAAGCGTCCGAGGCGATCGGTACCGGTACGAGTTCGCGCAACAGCGAGGTCATCCATGCCGGCATCTACTATGCGCGCGGCTCGCTGAAGGCGACGCTCTGCGTGCGCGGACGCGAGCTGCTCTACGAGTACTGCGCGGCGCGCGGCGTGCCGCACCGGCGCTGCGGCAAACTCCTCGTCGCCACCGCGCGCAATCAATTGCCGCAGCTCGCGGCGCTCGAGGCACGCGGCAAGGAAAACGGCGTGCTCGACCTGATCCGGCTTTCGGCCCATGAAGCCCAGGCGCTCGAGCCCGCGCTCGAATGCGTCGAGGCCGTGTTCTCGCCGGTGACGGGCATCGTCGACAGCCACCAACTGCTGCTCGCGCTGCGCGGCGACGCCGAGCGCGACGGTGCGGTCTGCGCCTTTCGCGCCCCCGTCGAATCGATCGCGGCCGAAGGCGGGCGGTTCCTCGTGCGCGTGGGCGGCGATTCGCCGAGCGAGCTGCGCGCGTCTGCCGTCGTCAACAGCGCGGGCCTGCACGCCAGTGCGCTGGCGCGCAGGATCGCCGGGCTCGACCCGCGCCACGTGCCGCCCCTCTACTTCGCGAAGGGAAATTATTTCAGCGTGTCGGGCGGCGCGCCGTTTTCCCGGCTCATCTATCCGATGCCGAACGAAGCCGGCCTCGGCGTGCATCTGACGCTCGATCTCGGCGGGCAGCCGCGTTTCGGCCCCGATGTCGAATGGGTCGAGTCGATCGATTACGAAGTGGACGCCGGCCGCGCCGAAAACTTCTACGCGGCCATCCGCGAGTACTGGCCCGGCTTGTCCGACGGCGCGCTCCAACCGGCCTACGCAGGGATCCGGCCGAAGCTGTCGGGGCCCGGCGAGCCAGCGGCCGATTTCGTCATACAAGGGCCGGCCGCCCATGGCGTGCGCGGCCTCGTGAACCTTTTCGGCATCGAATCGCCGGGCCTCACGGCGTCGCTCGCGATCGCCGAGCGCGTCGGCGAACTGCTCGGCCGCGCGGCCTGA
- a CDS encoding AAA family ATPase, which yields MTTAMVKQEIALASFSKVYELDHVETALNELGDSANEALRATYEKMLKVGNLRFCVKPTRMPSIDALLGALPNFSEPLEDVRRQVALCMETEDRLELMPILLLGDPGIGKTHFAKALARLFGTAYQYVAMSSLTAGWILSGASSQWKNAKPGKVFETLVNGSYANPVIVVDEIDKANGDSQYDPLGALYALLEHETAQSFIDEFAEVPINAAQVIWIATANDERSIPEPILSRMSIYEIAPPDRDGARRIAQAIYDEIRSAHGWGQRFPAALGADALDALAQVSPREMRRAIMHGFGAARVDGRDEVRADDIRLERGARRRPIGFGGN from the coding sequence ATGACAACAGCCATGGTCAAACAGGAAATCGCGCTTGCTTCGTTCAGCAAGGTCTACGAGCTCGACCACGTCGAGACGGCCCTGAACGAACTGGGGGACAGTGCGAACGAGGCGCTGCGCGCCACGTACGAAAAAATGCTCAAGGTCGGCAACCTGCGGTTTTGCGTCAAGCCCACGCGTATGCCGTCGATCGACGCGCTGCTCGGCGCCTTGCCGAATTTTTCCGAGCCGCTCGAGGACGTGCGCCGTCAGGTGGCGCTCTGCATGGAGACCGAGGACCGGCTCGAACTGATGCCGATCCTGCTGCTCGGCGATCCGGGCATCGGCAAGACGCACTTCGCCAAGGCACTCGCGCGCCTGTTCGGCACGGCCTATCAGTACGTCGCGATGAGCTCGCTCACGGCCGGCTGGATTCTCTCCGGCGCTTCGTCGCAATGGAAGAACGCCAAACCCGGCAAGGTGTTCGAAACGCTCGTCAACGGCAGCTACGCGAACCCCGTCATCGTCGTCGACGAGATCGACAAGGCCAATGGCGATTCGCAATACGACCCGCTCGGCGCGCTCTATGCGCTGCTCGAGCACGAGACGGCGCAGTCGTTCATCGACGAATTCGCCGAAGTGCCGATCAATGCCGCGCAGGTCATCTGGATCGCCACCGCGAACGACGAGCGTTCGATTCCGGAGCCGATCCTGAGCCGCATGAGCATCTACGAAATTGCGCCGCCCGATCGCGACGGCGCGCGGCGTATCGCGCAGGCCATCTACGATGAGATCCGTTCGGCGCACGGCTGGGGGCAGCGTTTTCCGGCCGCACTCGGCGCCGATGCGCTCGACGCGCTCGCGCAGGTCTCGCCGCGGGAAATGCGCCGCGCGATCATGCACGGCTTCGGGGCGGCGCGCGTCGACGGCCGCGACGAGGTGCGCGCCGACGATATCCGCCTCGAACGCGGGGCGCGCCGTCGGCCGATTGGATTCGGCGGCAATTGA
- a CDS encoding endonuclease/exonuclease/phosphatase family protein: MRNPEELMRQAVATQRKDFVAVSWNLHKGRSPLGFTAWKAMQRWVESTQADAYFLQEAMARRMPGPVLATSFGAPVQDPLSDVWECQATELAHALDLEIALGPNVFKPSWRHGNAILSPHPLDLGGRWDISAHRFEKRGLLVARATFAGHSVTLLCAHLALTRSARLRQMNWIAHWIAREAPAGPLLLAGDFNDWRNDSVPLFAEHGLIEVATELGQPARTFPAFSPALALDKMFVRGMRPVEWIQPAQETAWLSDHLPYVARLKLDE, translated from the coding sequence ATGCGAAACCCCGAAGAATTGATGCGACAAGCCGTGGCGACCCAGCGCAAGGACTTCGTTGCGGTCAGTTGGAATCTGCACAAGGGCCGCTCTCCGCTCGGATTCACCGCCTGGAAGGCGATGCAGCGGTGGGTCGAATCGACGCAGGCCGACGCTTACTTTCTGCAGGAGGCCATGGCGCGGCGCATGCCGGGCCCGGTACTCGCCACGAGCTTCGGCGCGCCTGTGCAGGACCCGCTCTCCGACGTCTGGGAATGCCAGGCAACCGAACTCGCCCATGCGCTCGATCTCGAGATCGCGCTCGGGCCGAACGTCTTCAAGCCGTCGTGGCGGCATGGCAATGCGATTCTCTCGCCGCACCCGCTCGACCTGGGCGGGCGCTGGGACATTTCGGCGCACCGCTTCGAAAAGCGCGGTCTGCTCGTTGCGCGCGCCACCTTCGCCGGCCATTCGGTCACGCTGCTGTGCGCACACCTCGCGCTCACGCGCTCGGCGCGGCTGCGGCAGATGAACTGGATCGCGCACTGGATCGCACGCGAAGCGCCGGCCGGCCCGCTCTTGCTGGCCGGCGACTTCAACGACTGGCGCAACGATTCGGTGCCGCTTTTCGCGGAGCACGGGCTGATCGAAGTGGCCACGGAACTCGGCCAGCCGGCCCGCACGTTTCCGGCGTTCTCGCCCGCGCTGGCGCTCGACAAGATGTTCGTGCGGGGCATGCGGCCGGTCGAGTGGATTCAGCCCGCGCAGGAGACGGCCTGGCTTTCCGACCATCTGCCTTACGTCGCGCGGCTCAAGCTCGACGAGTGA
- a CDS encoding LysE family translocator — translation MHYLPTLLQLGVIYFVAAASPGPNFFMVTQRSLAGRRSLGVASALGVATASITWATLAMAGLAAVLQRLEWVYTGIRFAGAAYLVYFGFKLLRDSVRVDRTEPAAVAATVPAGVHGGAAAVGAGAAGAAGEAMTMAMEASAMGVAGQAHAWRVAYRSGLVTCMTNPKSCVFWTSVFAALFPAHPPLWFYGAVLAVIGSLSAGWYSSVALMFAAERTQRGYRRLRRPIDGLCGVALAGLGVKLAFKQ, via the coding sequence ATGCACTATCTGCCGACGCTGCTGCAACTCGGTGTCATCTACTTCGTTGCGGCCGCGAGCCCGGGGCCCAACTTTTTCATGGTGACGCAGCGCTCGCTCGCGGGGCGGCGCTCGCTCGGCGTGGCTTCGGCACTGGGCGTGGCCACGGCCTCGATTACCTGGGCCACGCTCGCGATGGCGGGGCTCGCCGCAGTGCTGCAGCGGCTCGAGTGGGTCTATACGGGCATACGGTTCGCGGGCGCCGCCTACCTCGTCTATTTTGGGTTCAAGCTGCTGCGCGACAGCGTGCGCGTGGACCGTACGGAGCCCGCGGCCGTTGCGGCAACCGTGCCGGCCGGGGTGCACGGCGGTGCGGCGGCGGTGGGCGCCGGTGCCGCCGGTGCCGCCGGGGAAGCGATGACGATGGCGATGGAGGCGTCCGCCATGGGCGTTGCCGGGCAGGCACACGCATGGCGCGTCGCGTACCGCTCGGGGCTCGTCACGTGCATGACGAATCCGAAGTCGTGCGTGTTCTGGACGAGTGTTTTTGCCGCACTTTTCCCGGCGCATCCGCCGCTCTGGTTCTATGGGGCGGTCCTTGCCGTGATCGGCTCGCTTTCGGCCGGCTGGTATAGCAGCGTGGCGCTGATGTTCGCGGCCGAACGCACGCAGCGCGGTTATCGCAGGCTGCGCCGGCCCATCGACGGGCTGTGCGGCGTGGCGCTCGCAGGCCTTGGGGTGAAGCTCGCTTTCAAGCAGTAG